The proteins below are encoded in one region of Qipengyuania sp. HL-TH1:
- a CDS encoding type II CAAX prenyl endopeptidase Rce1 family protein: protein MRGEWTQFAAFLKRPTLPARAPMPRLASLGAVWRLFLLDLAVMGVLLGIAGLVMSTGITVPETALAGIDIGPAVVFAVVVFAPLVEEIAFRGWLSGRPGHVLALIVLLGAGLAAIMLSGSGTIYAALVGGAGLLAALAILFALRRRAAMGWFARFFPVLFWLSTLAFASVHLFNFPAEDMAMALPLVLPQFATGTMLGYLRVHYGLWASVLLHLLHNGAFISLVLLAGSAG from the coding sequence ATGCGCGGCGAATGGACGCAATTTGCCGCTTTCCTGAAGCGGCCCACCCTGCCCGCACGCGCGCCCATGCCGCGGCTGGCAAGCCTTGGTGCGGTATGGCGGCTGTTCCTGCTCGATCTGGCAGTAATGGGCGTGTTGCTGGGAATTGCCGGGCTGGTCATGTCCACCGGCATCACCGTGCCCGAAACCGCGCTGGCGGGGATCGATATCGGTCCAGCGGTGGTGTTCGCGGTGGTGGTCTTCGCCCCGCTGGTGGAAGAGATCGCGTTTCGCGGCTGGCTATCGGGCCGGCCGGGTCACGTGCTGGCGTTGATCGTCCTGCTGGGTGCCGGATTAGCCGCGATCATGCTGAGCGGTAGCGGGACGATCTACGCTGCGCTCGTCGGGGGAGCCGGACTGCTGGCCGCGCTGGCGATCCTCTTCGCGCTGCGCAGGCGGGCGGCGATGGGCTGGTTCGCGCGCTTCTTCCCGGTATTGTTCTGGCTGAGCACGCTGGCGTTTGCGAGCGTCCACCTGTTCAATTTCCCCGCCGAGGACATGGCCATGGCGCTGCCGCTGGTCCTGCCGCAATTTGCGACCGGGACCATGCTCGGCTATCTGCGTGTCCATTATGGCCTGTGGGCCAGCGTGCTGCTCCACCTGCTCCACAATGGCGCGTTCATCTCGCTGGTGCTGCTGGCGGGCAGCGCGGGCTAG
- a CDS encoding heavy metal-binding domain-containing protein, producing the protein MPSPWKDARGITVTTTPTIEGRPIQDYLGIVTGEVIVGANLFRDLFANIRDIVGGRSGSYERILRDAREQAIQELQAECGALGGNAVVGVDLDYEVIGDTGSMLMVSASGTAVKI; encoded by the coding sequence ATGCCCAGCCCCTGGAAAGACGCCCGCGGGATCACCGTGACGACCACGCCCACGATCGAAGGGCGGCCGATCCAGGACTATCTCGGCATCGTCACCGGCGAGGTGATCGTGGGCGCCAATCTGTTCCGCGACCTGTTCGCCAATATCCGCGACATCGTCGGCGGGCGTTCGGGCAGTTACGAGCGCATCCTGCGCGATGCGCGCGAACAGGCGATCCAGGAATTGCAGGCCGAATGCGGCGCGCTCGGCGGCAATGCGGTGGTCGGGGTCGATCTCGATTACGAGGTCATCGGCGATACCGGCTCGATGCTGATGGTCAGCGCCAGCGGTACTGCGGTAAAGATCTGA
- a CDS encoding N-acetyltransferase family protein, which produces MIRAAEPARDGAGCAAIYRPFVTDTWVSFEQEPPDTNEMARRIGECSASHAWLVAEIGDALAGYAYAGPHRLRAAYASSCDVAVYVAPTHQGRGVGKALYGELLPSLAGRYHAAFAGIALPNDASIGLHEALGFTKIGVYREVGWKLGDWRDVAWWQRRL; this is translated from the coding sequence TTGATCCGTGCGGCCGAACCCGCTCGCGATGGCGCCGGATGTGCAGCCATCTACCGGCCATTCGTCACCGATACCTGGGTCAGCTTCGAACAAGAGCCACCTGACACCAATGAAATGGCCCGGCGTATTGGCGAATGTTCCGCCTCCCATGCTTGGCTGGTAGCCGAAATCGGCGACGCACTCGCCGGGTATGCCTATGCCGGGCCGCATCGGCTTAGGGCGGCGTACGCCTCGTCTTGCGACGTGGCGGTCTATGTCGCCCCGACCCACCAAGGTCGCGGCGTAGGAAAAGCGCTGTACGGCGAGCTGCTACCGTCGCTTGCCGGGCGTTACCATGCGGCGTTCGCCGGAATCGCCTTGCCCAATGACGCGAGTATTGGCTTGCATGAGGCGCTCGGCTTTACGAAGATCGGCGTTTATCGCGAGGTCGGCTGGAAACTGGGCGACTGGCGTGATGTAGCTTGGTGGCAGCGGAGGCTGTAG
- a CDS encoding DUF2312 domain-containing protein: MAEATDDRLRLLIERIERLEEEKKGIADDIRDVYAESKAVGYDTKIMRQIIRLRKMKPDERSEQETILDTYKAALGMG; the protein is encoded by the coding sequence ATGGCCGAAGCCACCGACGACCGCCTGCGCCTGCTGATCGAGCGCATCGAACGCCTCGAGGAAGAGAAGAAGGGCATCGCCGACGACATTCGCGACGTGTACGCCGAATCCAAGGCGGTCGGCTACGACACCAAGATCATGCGCCAGATCATCCGCCTGCGGAAGATGAAGCCCGACGAGCGCAGCGAACAGGAAACCATCCTCGACACCTACAAGGCCGCGCTCGGCATGGGTTGA
- a CDS encoding DUF1244 domain-containing protein, which translates to MITNARDPLDDLPDAVAAAAFRRLVRHLRHRHDAQNIELMGLAGFCRNCLADWIREAGFEGDKLAARELIHGMPQDEWKATRQTPATEEQLARMEASVAKNRVE; encoded by the coding sequence ATGATAACGAATGCACGCGATCCGCTTGACGATTTGCCCGATGCCGTAGCGGCGGCAGCATTCCGCCGGCTGGTGCGCCATTTGCGCCATCGCCACGATGCGCAGAACATCGAGCTGATGGGGCTGGCGGGGTTCTGCCGCAATTGCCTCGCCGACTGGATCCGCGAGGCGGGGTTCGAAGGCGACAAGCTGGCCGCGCGCGAGCTGATCCACGGCATGCCGCAGGACGAGTGGAAGGCCACCCGCCAGACGCCCGCGACCGAGGAGCAATTGGCGCGGATGGAAGCGAGCGTCGCGAAAAATCGCGTGGAGTAA
- the pyk gene encoding pyruvate kinase: MANPAPKLDPRGRKVKILATVGPASRSPEMLARLFKAGVDAFRVNMSHGEHADHAQTIETIRALEKQFRRPIAILADLQGPKLRVGKFKDGQAVIRHSGHFTLDRNPEPGDETRVELPHPELFGLLEKGQRLLINDGKIRLRVISADEEKIHCSAEVGGVISDRKGVNVPDAEVPIPALTDKDRKDLAFAVAKGVDWIGLSFVQRPEDLAEARRLMGGHASLCAKIEKPNAVSRLAEIIEASDGIMVARGDLGVELEPQEVPPLQKRIVNETRLKGKPVIVATQMLESMIESPAPTRAEVSDVANAVYDGADCVMLSAETAAGDWPEEAVTIMHKIARQVERDEAYIERVRLLDTPPDSTTADALAHACMTVADTVPVSAITVFTGSGSTARRVARERPSVPMLVLTPSMRTARRLGLLWGAHAVATKDIGSFEEMIAKGKRMALRHGFAEAGSKLIALAGVPFGTPGSTNLLHVVTISGDELDKHDD, from the coding sequence ATGGCCAACCCCGCCCCCAAGCTCGATCCGCGCGGCCGCAAGGTCAAGATCCTCGCCACCGTCGGTCCGGCAAGCCGGTCGCCCGAAATGCTCGCCCGCCTGTTCAAGGCCGGGGTCGACGCCTTCCGCGTCAATATGAGCCATGGCGAACATGCCGACCATGCGCAGACGATCGAGACGATCCGCGCGCTGGAGAAACAGTTCCGCCGCCCGATCGCGATCCTCGCCGACCTGCAGGGTCCCAAGCTGCGCGTCGGCAAGTTCAAGGACGGGCAGGCGGTGATCCGCCATTCGGGCCATTTCACGCTCGACCGCAATCCCGAACCCGGCGACGAGACCCGCGTCGAACTGCCGCATCCCGAACTGTTCGGCCTGCTCGAGAAGGGGCAGCGGCTGCTGATCAACGACGGCAAAATCCGCCTCAGGGTGATCAGCGCGGATGAAGAGAAAATCCATTGTTCGGCCGAAGTCGGTGGGGTGATCTCCGACCGCAAGGGCGTCAATGTTCCCGATGCCGAAGTGCCGATCCCCGCACTGACCGACAAGGACCGCAAGGATTTGGCCTTTGCCGTGGCGAAGGGGGTCGACTGGATCGGTCTCAGCTTCGTCCAGCGCCCCGAGGATCTGGCCGAAGCACGCCGGCTGATGGGCGGGCATGCCTCGCTCTGCGCCAAGATCGAGAAGCCCAATGCGGTGAGCCGCCTGGCCGAAATCATCGAGGCTTCGGACGGGATCATGGTCGCGCGCGGCGACCTGGGGGTCGAGTTGGAGCCGCAGGAAGTCCCGCCGCTGCAGAAGCGGATCGTCAACGAGACGCGCCTCAAGGGCAAGCCGGTGATCGTGGCGACGCAAATGCTCGAAAGCATGATCGAAAGCCCCGCCCCGACGCGCGCCGAGGTCTCCGACGTCGCCAATGCGGTCTATGACGGCGCCGATTGCGTGATGCTCTCGGCCGAGACAGCCGCAGGCGACTGGCCCGAGGAAGCGGTCACGATCATGCACAAGATCGCGCGCCAGGTGGAACGCGACGAGGCCTATATCGAACGCGTGCGCCTGCTCGACACGCCGCCCGATTCGACCACTGCCGATGCGCTGGCGCATGCCTGCATGACCGTGGCCGATACCGTCCCGGTCAGCGCGATCACGGTCTTCACCGGGTCCGGCTCGACCGCGCGGCGCGTGGCGCGTGAGCGCCCCAGCGTGCCGATGCTGGTGCTCACCCCGAGCATGCGGACCGCCCGCCGGCTGGGCCTGCTATGGGGCGCGCATGCGGTGGCGACCAAGGATATCGGCAGCTTCGAAGAGATGATCGCCAAGGGCAAGCGCATGGCGCTGCGTCATGGCTTTGCCGAGGCGGGCAGCAAATTGATCGCGCTTGCCGGGGTTCCCTTCGGCACGCCGGGATCGACCAATCTGCTCCACGTCGTCACCATCAGCGGCGACGAGCTCGACAAGCACGACGACTAG